Proteins found in one Paenibacillus wynnii genomic segment:
- a CDS encoding ABC transporter ATP-binding protein: MISLQHLTLRREESLILDDVSLEIGPGENWVILGRNGSGKTTLLEMMTGYLFPSKGSIEVLGYKYGQCDVREVRKEIGYISPNLMEKLSLSDPVWEVVATGAYAYLRFYQTIPSTVKERAIELLEEMNLGSLAFQPLGTLSQGERKKAMLARCLMADPKLLILDEPCAGLDLYEREKMLAEVDRLRQRNIAVVYVTHHVEEIVPLFTHVALIRGGKLAGSGRKEDVLTKEMLMATYDIPIDVEWDGGRPWIKIRSGGSTI; the protein is encoded by the coding sequence ATGATTTCATTACAGCATCTTACCCTTCGCAGGGAAGAAAGTCTAATTCTCGATGACGTTTCACTTGAGATCGGACCCGGTGAGAATTGGGTGATTCTCGGTCGTAATGGCTCCGGTAAAACTACCTTACTGGAGATGATGACAGGGTATCTTTTTCCCAGCAAGGGATCAATAGAGGTACTTGGCTATAAATACGGACAATGTGATGTGCGTGAGGTCCGTAAGGAAATCGGTTATATCAGCCCGAACTTGATGGAGAAGCTGTCACTTTCAGACCCGGTATGGGAAGTTGTAGCGACAGGGGCGTACGCTTATTTACGGTTCTATCAGACCATCCCGAGTACCGTGAAAGAGCGAGCAATTGAACTGTTGGAGGAAATGAATCTAGGATCACTGGCCTTTCAACCGCTGGGAACTTTATCGCAGGGTGAACGCAAAAAAGCGATGTTGGCTCGTTGCTTAATGGCTGATCCCAAGCTTCTCATCTTGGACGAGCCTTGTGCAGGTCTTGACTTGTATGAACGGGAAAAAATGCTGGCAGAAGTGGATAGGCTGCGTCAGCGAAACATTGCGGTTGTCTATGTCACCCATCATGTCGAGGAAATTGTTCCACTGTTCACACATGTTGCTCTTATTCGCGGAGGTAAGCTGGCGGGCTCCGGCCGCAAGGAAGATGTATTAACTAAGGAAATGCTTATGGCTACCTACGATATTCCTATTGATGTTGAATGGGACGGAGGTCGGCCTTGGATTAAAATAAGATCTGGAGGCTCAACCATTTGA
- a CDS encoding thioredoxin family protein encodes MKDMKEVQLLEILEQEGRPLAVFFYTPLCGTCNAARRMLEVAEHMLPPDLIVASANVNMMPGLVAQYRISSVPALMVASADRNTDPDIYYAMVSVERVLEYIRSVTS; translated from the coding sequence ATGAAGGATATGAAGGAAGTACAGCTTCTGGAGATTTTGGAACAGGAAGGCAGACCGTTGGCAGTGTTTTTCTATACACCTCTTTGTGGAACCTGCAATGCAGCTCGGCGAATGTTGGAGGTTGCGGAACATATGCTGCCGCCCGACCTTATCGTGGCTTCCGCTAATGTTAATATGATGCCCGGTTTAGTAGCCCAATATCGTATTTCCAGTGTGCCTGCGTTAATGGTAGCTTCTGCGGACCGAAACACAGACCCGGATATTTATTATGCGATGGTTTCTGTAGAAAGAGTGCTGGAGTACATAAGGAGTGTGACCTCATAA
- a CDS encoding cyclic-phosphate processing receiver domain-containing protein, with product MINVYMDDFRKVPQGFMLARTTEECLLLLRNYEVGVLSLDHDMGPVDDTGSEVARLIVLEGLFPQEVYFHTSSLWGRKEMYEMLYAAKPEGMLIHNGPMPQDKLLAIASGDSNE from the coding sequence ATGATTAATGTCTATATGGATGACTTTAGAAAGGTACCGCAAGGGTTCATGCTGGCTCGCACTACGGAGGAGTGTCTGTTGCTACTGCGTAATTATGAGGTTGGAGTTCTGTCACTCGACCATGATATGGGACCTGTTGACGATACTGGAAGCGAAGTAGCAAGGCTTATCGTACTGGAAGGACTATTCCCGCAAGAAGTTTATTTTCATACCTCGAGCCTATGGGGCAGGAAAGAGATGTACGAGATGCTCTACGCCGCCAAACCCGAAGGGATGCTTATTCACAACGGACCTATGCCACAAGACAAGCTGCTGGCTATAGCTTCTGGTGACTCCAACGAATGA
- a CDS encoding deoxyribonuclease IV has translation MNSKPAIGSHVSIRGGFGKAARFAWESGATGFQYFPKNPRSLKIKPVNRRDAEDCAVFCREKGLKSIAHTPYPTNMGANSNGRSITVLSLRNDLEIAEACGSLGIVVHFGHFQGTEPLQGYQNIIQCMNETLDSWEGRAKLLIENQAGTSGSTGTTLEELVKVRELSRYPEKIGFCFDTCHAFAAGIWNPSDTGELIKRGQALGYWDDLEAVHLNDSLHPFASGRDRHAVIGKGYIGNEGLRSLLTAEQLCPEIMVMETETGADGTYRNEMDTVNSWY, from the coding sequence ATGAACAGTAAACCTGCAATCGGAAGTCATGTCAGCATCCGCGGTGGTTTCGGGAAAGCAGCCCGATTTGCCTGGGAGAGCGGTGCGACAGGCTTTCAATATTTCCCTAAGAATCCCCGAAGCTTAAAAATCAAACCTGTGAATAGGCGGGATGCAGAGGATTGTGCAGTTTTTTGCCGGGAGAAGGGGTTGAAGTCTATTGCTCACACCCCTTATCCAACCAATATGGGGGCGAATAGTAATGGCCGATCTATCACCGTATTATCACTAAGGAATGATCTTGAGATTGCGGAAGCGTGCGGTTCACTTGGAATTGTGGTTCATTTTGGACATTTTCAGGGTACTGAGCCGTTACAAGGGTATCAAAATATTATACAATGTATGAATGAAACGTTAGATTCCTGGGAAGGCCGAGCGAAGCTGCTCATCGAGAATCAAGCTGGCACTAGCGGATCGACAGGAACAACTCTGGAAGAACTGGTAAAGGTGCGTGAGCTTAGCCGTTATCCTGAAAAAATCGGATTTTGTTTCGATACTTGTCATGCATTTGCCGCAGGGATTTGGAATCCATCAGACACCGGGGAGTTAATTAAACGGGGGCAGGCGCTGGGCTACTGGGATGATCTTGAGGCTGTTCATTTGAATGATTCATTGCATCCGTTTGCCTCTGGGCGGGATCGCCATGCAGTAATTGGTAAGGGCTATATTGGTAATGAGGGATTGAGAAGTCTGTTGACCGCAGAACAGCTTTGTCCTGAAATAATGGTTATGGAGACCGAAACAGGAGCGGATGGAACTTATCGGAACGAAATGGATACCGTGAATTCCTGGTATTGA